Proteins from one uncultured Anaeromusa sp. genomic window:
- a CDS encoding amino acid ABC transporter ATP-binding protein, protein MIQLSQIHKYFGSLHVLKGVDLAVAAGEKIVIIGPSGSGKSTLIRCINLLERPTEGSVVVSGTDLTAPSADIAKIRQSMGMVFQQFNLYPHMTVLENLTLAPVRLQGVSLEEAKKSGLAYLERVGLKEKADAYPAQLSGGQQQRVAIARALNMHPQVMLFDEPTSALDPEMIQEVLDVMTSLADEGITMIVVTHEMGFARKVADRVIFMDDGCILEENDPESFFTNPQNERTQLFLSRINHA, encoded by the coding sequence ATGATTCAATTATCTCAAATCCACAAATACTTTGGCAGCCTGCATGTACTCAAAGGCGTTGATCTTGCCGTCGCCGCCGGTGAAAAAATTGTCATCATCGGCCCCAGCGGCTCTGGGAAAAGCACGCTAATTCGCTGCATCAACCTCTTAGAACGCCCCACAGAAGGCTCTGTGGTAGTTTCGGGCACCGATTTAACGGCGCCAAGCGCGGATATCGCCAAAATCCGCCAGTCTATGGGCATGGTGTTTCAACAGTTTAATCTCTACCCGCATATGACGGTACTGGAAAATCTCACATTGGCTCCAGTCCGATTGCAAGGCGTTTCTCTAGAAGAAGCAAAAAAATCAGGCCTTGCGTATCTGGAACGGGTAGGTCTCAAAGAAAAAGCGGATGCCTATCCAGCACAGCTTTCCGGCGGACAGCAGCAGCGTGTAGCCATCGCGCGGGCTCTGAATATGCATCCGCAAGTCATGCTCTTTGACGAACCGACTTCCGCTTTAGACCCTGAAATGATTCAAGAAGTACTGGATGTCATGACTTCTTTGGCTGACGAAGGCATTACCATGATCGTAGTCACCCATGAAATGGGCTTTGCCCGCAAGGTGGCCGACCGGGTCATCTTTATGGATGATGGCTGCATTCTCGAGGAGAATGATCCGGAAAGCTTTTTTACGAATCCCCAGAATGAACGAACCCAGTTATTTCTTAGCCGCATTAATCATGCGTAA
- a CDS encoding MFS transporter — protein MHWQRTVWLLAMACMFSGASYTMLTPFLPLYLLEIGVTTEEVHWWTGFIFSITFFVAAVMAPYWGRRADRSGKRRMVLRAGFSLAAVYFLGAFVRNPWELLAVRLLQGFANGFVPASLAIVASASPPERLGSNLGFMQTALLLGGIAGPLAGGALSHVFGMRMSFVVAAAVIFIGTLAVAAWVKEPPQASAFRQGSVLDDFREAWNNKTLMRMLFLMFGVQVVTLVLQPLLALFVAELQGDLEGVALTAGIVCSVAGIAGAVAAPLWGRVGQKKGFALILQIAFLGAAVWNALQFFAVDIVQFSLLQALFGFFVVGVFPAINTIAVQSSNENFRGRLFGLTTTANQLGCMTGPLLGGFISASWGIRPVFLLTASLLLFLALLSRNGKICRQH, from the coding sequence ATGCATTGGCAGCGAACCGTTTGGCTGTTGGCTATGGCGTGCATGTTTTCCGGGGCAAGCTATACGATGCTGACGCCGTTTTTACCGTTATATTTATTGGAGATAGGTGTTACGACGGAAGAGGTCCATTGGTGGACCGGATTTATTTTTTCTATTACTTTTTTTGTTGCAGCTGTTATGGCGCCTTATTGGGGGCGGCGGGCGGACCGCAGCGGCAAGCGGCGCATGGTGCTGCGGGCTGGCTTTAGCTTAGCGGCTGTTTATTTCTTGGGAGCTTTTGTACGGAATCCTTGGGAACTGCTTGCAGTGCGATTGCTGCAGGGATTTGCCAATGGTTTCGTACCGGCGTCGCTGGCGATTGTAGCTTCTGCTTCCCCTCCGGAACGCTTAGGTTCTAATTTAGGCTTTATGCAAACGGCACTGCTTTTGGGAGGCATTGCCGGCCCTCTGGCAGGTGGGGCTTTGTCGCATGTGTTCGGTATGCGCATGTCCTTTGTGGTGGCGGCGGCTGTTATTTTTATCGGCACCTTGGCTGTGGCTGCTTGGGTTAAAGAACCGCCCCAGGCTTCGGCGTTCCGCCAGGGAAGCGTTCTTGATGATTTTCGGGAGGCCTGGAACAATAAAACATTGATGCGCATGCTGTTTTTGATGTTCGGGGTGCAGGTGGTGACTTTGGTGCTGCAGCCGCTGTTAGCCTTGTTTGTTGCAGAACTTCAGGGAGATCTGGAAGGGGTGGCTTTGACCGCCGGAATTGTTTGCAGTGTTGCCGGTATTGCCGGTGCGGTGGCGGCGCCTTTGTGGGGACGGGTGGGTCAGAAAAAAGGCTTTGCTCTTATTTTGCAAATCGCATTTTTAGGCGCTGCGGTGTGGAATGCGTTGCAGTTTTTTGCGGTGGATATTGTGCAATTCAGTCTGTTGCAAGCATTGTTTGGCTTTTTCGTGGTTGGCGTGTTTCCGGCTATTAACACCATCGCCGTCCAGTCGTCGAACGAAAATTTTCGCGGGCGTTTGTTCGGACTGACTACGACAGCCAACCAGCTGGGTTGTATGACGGGCCCTTTATTAGGGGGATTCATCAGCGCCAGTTGGGGCATAAGGCCTGTGTTTCTTTTGACGGCGAGCTTATTGCTTTTTTTGGCTCTCCTAAGTCGAAACGGCAAAATATGCCGACAACACTGA
- a CDS encoding rubrerythrin family protein, which translates to MAVKNDMTLEFLHSAYGGESMAHMRYLWWGDVARKEGFPKIANLFKAVAYAEQVHATNHFREMGAVVKDSAVFAGAVFGTAKTAENLQGALDGELHEIHQMYPVYLNAAQFQGEKGAERSCHFALEAEKTHATLFKGAQDAAKEGKDVEYSDVFVCEICGHTVNDKTEDFCPICGAKKEKYHKFS; encoded by the coding sequence ATGGCTGTGAAAAATGATATGACCTTGGAGTTTTTGCATTCCGCCTATGGCGGCGAGAGTATGGCTCACATGCGCTATCTCTGGTGGGGCGATGTTGCCCGTAAAGAAGGATTTCCTAAAATTGCCAATCTTTTCAAAGCTGTAGCTTATGCAGAGCAAGTTCACGCAACCAATCATTTTAGGGAAATGGGAGCGGTTGTCAAAGATTCAGCGGTATTTGCGGGAGCTGTCTTTGGAACGGCAAAAACGGCTGAAAATTTGCAGGGCGCTCTTGACGGCGAATTACATGAAATCCATCAAATGTACCCGGTGTATTTGAATGCGGCGCAGTTCCAAGGGGAAAAAGGCGCGGAGCGCAGCTGTCATTTTGCGCTGGAAGCCGAAAAAACCCATGCGACGCTGTTTAAAGGGGCCCAAGATGCAGCTAAAGAAGGCAAAGACGTAGAATATAGCGATGTGTTTGTCTGCGAAATTTGCGGACACACGGTGAACGATAAAACAGAAGATTTTTGTCCGATCTGTGGGGCGAAAAAAGAGAAATATCATAAGTTTTCTTGA
- a CDS encoding YitT family protein, whose product MTKKITVVQRVKNIVLMGIGSVIAAAGLEVFLVPNNIIDGGVVGISIMASYLTGWSLSAFLVLLNLPFLYLGYTQIGKTFAFSTLFSIISLAFWVGVFTPIPEVTNDLFLAAVFGGITIGVGIGIIIRHGGCTDGTEMIAILLDKRTSFSIGEIIMFFNLFILTAAGFIFSWDKAMYSLVTYFVAFKVIDITLRGLDESKAVYIISDQMEEIRDALMARLGRGVTILHATGGYSKEEKPVLYCVVTRLEVAKLKSIVSEWDETAFVTISDVHEVMGGRFKKKAIH is encoded by the coding sequence ATGACAAAAAAAATAACAGTGGTGCAGCGTGTGAAAAATATAGTGCTTATGGGGATTGGTTCGGTGATTGCCGCCGCAGGACTGGAAGTATTTCTGGTACCCAATAATATTATTGATGGCGGCGTGGTCGGTATTTCCATTATGGCCAGTTACTTGACGGGGTGGTCGCTGAGCGCATTTTTGGTGCTCTTAAATTTGCCCTTTTTGTACTTGGGATATACGCAAATCGGTAAGACTTTTGCTTTTTCCACTCTGTTTTCTATTATTTCCTTGGCTTTCTGGGTAGGGGTATTCACGCCCATCCCAGAAGTGACAAACGATTTGTTTTTAGCGGCTGTATTCGGCGGTATTACCATTGGCGTCGGCATCGGTATTATTATTCGGCATGGCGGCTGTACAGACGGTACGGAGATGATTGCCATTCTTTTGGATAAGCGCACCAGTTTTTCCATTGGAGAAATTATCATGTTCTTCAATTTGTTTATCCTGACTGCGGCGGGTTTCATCTTTTCTTGGGACAAGGCCATGTATTCTCTTGTGACTTATTTTGTGGCCTTTAAGGTTATCGATATTACCTTGCGCGGCTTGGATGAATCGAAGGCAGTCTATATCATTTCCGATCAAATGGAAGAAATACGCGATGCCTTGATGGCGCGCCTTGGCAGAGGCGTTACCATTCTGCATGCTACAGGCGGTTACAGCAAAGAGGAGAAGCCGGTGCTGTATTGCGTGGTGACGCGCTTGGAAGTGGCGAAACTCAAGTCGATTGTCAGCGAATGGGATGAGACGGCTTTTGTGACTATTTCGGATGTCCATGAGGTTATGGGCGGGCGCTTTAAGAAAAAAGCGATCCATTAA
- a CDS encoding ABC transporter ATP-binding protein, with translation MAQRILEVQNLNISFGEGAQAVAAVADLSFHLQAGEVVGLVGESGCGKSVTALAIMRLLEERAHVSGAVLVDGVDVLTLPEKNMCSLRGNMFSMVFQEPMTSLNPVQTIGQQLDEVSLLHRQVSRPEARTLSVEMLTKVGIPRPQEICAEYPHQLSGGMRQRVMIAMALACRPRLLIADEPTTALDVTIQAQILELLRNLREETDVGVLLITHDLGVVAELCDRVIVMYAGQVVEEASVEVLFDAPLHPYTRGLLQSIPWHDRKEERLQPIPGQVPSLHCMPAGCRFGPRCPHAAARCREHPPLLEQMKDGHYCRCWLYEERGERSSANADFRSEGPKEIL, from the coding sequence ATGGCGCAAAGAATTTTAGAAGTTCAGAATTTGAATATTTCCTTTGGCGAAGGAGCACAGGCGGTTGCGGCGGTGGCGGACTTGTCCTTTCATTTGCAGGCCGGAGAAGTAGTGGGCCTGGTGGGGGAGTCCGGCTGCGGCAAGTCGGTGACGGCTTTAGCCATTATGCGCCTCTTGGAAGAACGGGCGCACGTGTCTGGGGCGGTGCTGGTAGATGGAGTTGATGTGCTGACGCTGCCGGAAAAAAATATGTGTTCGTTACGGGGCAATATGTTCTCTATGGTGTTTCAGGAGCCGATGACGTCGCTCAATCCAGTGCAGACTATTGGTCAGCAGTTGGATGAGGTGTCGTTGCTGCACCGTCAAGTATCGAGACCGGAGGCGCGGACTTTGTCCGTGGAAATGTTGACGAAAGTAGGCATACCACGGCCGCAGGAAATTTGCGCAGAATACCCGCACCAACTGTCCGGCGGTATGCGGCAGCGAGTGATGATTGCTATGGCGCTGGCCTGCAGACCTCGTCTTTTAATTGCCGATGAACCGACAACCGCCTTGGATGTAACCATCCAGGCGCAGATATTGGAACTGCTGCGTAACCTGAGGGAAGAAACTGACGTGGGGGTTTTGCTTATTACGCATGATCTGGGCGTAGTGGCGGAATTATGTGACCGGGTTATCGTTATGTACGCCGGTCAGGTTGTGGAGGAAGCCAGTGTGGAGGTCTTATTTGACGCGCCTTTGCATCCGTACACTCGCGGGCTTTTGCAGTCCATACCTTGGCATGACCGTAAGGAAGAACGGCTGCAGCCTATTCCCGGGCAGGTGCCCTCCTTGCATTGCATGCCGGCAGGCTGCCGCTTTGGACCTCGCTGTCCTCACGCAGCAGCACGCTGCCGAGAACATCCTCCCTTGCTGGAGCAGATGAAGGACGGTCATTATTGCCGTTGCTGGCTGTATGAAGAAAGGGGGGAGCGCAGCAGTGCAAACGCCGATTTTAGAAGTGAAGGGCCTAAAGAAATACTTTGA
- a CDS encoding dipeptide ABC transporter ATP-binding protein produces the protein MQTPILEVKGLKKYFDVRGGLNGKVVGQVKAVDDLSFSLFAGETFGLVGESGCGKSTAGRTILRLLEPTAGKIFFEGEDLAELGSTALRRKRRDFQMIFQDPYASLNPRMCVFDIVGEALAAHGLKDAAALRRQVEETLELCGLPLEYGSRYPHEFSGGQRQRIGIARALALRPKLIIADEPVSALDVSIQAQILNLLQELQQQLGLTYLFISHDLSVVRHISDRVGVMYLGRLLECAPAEELYSQPLHPYTQALLSAIPAANPKRKRERIILQGDVPSPANPPPGCAFAPRCPKAMERCRRERPALRAVASERHLAACYLWE, from the coding sequence GTGCAAACGCCGATTTTAGAAGTGAAGGGCCTAAAGAAATACTTTGATGTGCGCGGCGGTCTTAACGGCAAGGTAGTAGGGCAAGTCAAAGCCGTAGATGATCTTTCCTTTTCCCTGTTTGCGGGAGAAACCTTTGGCCTGGTGGGCGAATCGGGCTGTGGTAAATCAACGGCAGGACGTACGATTCTGCGTTTGCTGGAGCCTACGGCAGGGAAGATTTTTTTTGAAGGCGAAGATTTGGCGGAGCTGGGAAGCACGGCTTTGCGTCGTAAACGGCGGGATTTTCAGATGATTTTTCAGGATCCTTATGCCTCGCTAAATCCCCGCATGTGCGTATTTGATATTGTCGGCGAAGCCTTGGCTGCTCACGGCTTGAAGGATGCCGCTGCGTTACGGCGGCAAGTGGAGGAAACTCTCGAATTATGCGGCTTGCCGTTGGAGTATGGCAGTCGGTATCCTCACGAGTTTTCGGGCGGTCAGCGGCAGAGGATCGGCATTGCCCGGGCCTTGGCGCTGCGTCCTAAATTAATTATTGCCGATGAGCCAGTTTCGGCGCTGGACGTTTCCATACAAGCGCAGATTCTCAATTTATTGCAGGAGCTTCAGCAACAGTTGGGCCTGACGTATCTGTTCATTTCTCATGACTTGTCGGTGGTGCGTCATATCAGCGATCGCGTCGGGGTTATGTATCTTGGACGTCTATTGGAGTGCGCCCCAGCGGAAGAATTGTACAGCCAGCCCCTGCATCCCTACACGCAGGCTTTGCTTTCGGCGATTCCCGCGGCGAATCCCAAACGCAAACGCGAGCGTATTATCTTGCAGGGAGATGTACCGTCGCCTGCCAATCCGCCGCCTGGCTGCGCTTTTGCGCCTCGGTGTCCTAAGGCTATGGAACGCTGCCGACGTGAGCGGCCGGCTTTGCGGGCGGTGGCGTCGGAACGGCACCTGGCGGCTTGTTATTTATGGGAGTAA
- a CDS encoding aminopeptidase: MAEERIVKLAGNLINYSVELQPGEKILIEVFDGGEDLAQELVAAAYKAGGVPFVSVKNMVLQRELLRQCAASQVERIAAWEKARMEEMDAYIGLRAYYNHSEMADLPQEQSQLYQRLWWHPVHSEVRVNRTKWCVLRYPNAAMAQMSGMSTAAFRDFYFQVTNLDYSRLAEAEEPLLKLMEKTKEVRILGQGTDLTFSLEGVAVSKSCGLRNIPDGEVFTAPVKQSVNGVISYNCPSVYQGVTFADVRLEFAQGRIVKATANHTEQLNQILDTDEGARYIGEFALGVNPHITKPMGDILFDEKISGSFHFTPGNAYENTDNGNRSAIHWDLVCMQTPAYGGGEIWFDGRLVRKDGLFVLEELQGLNPQAWR, encoded by the coding sequence ATGGCGGAAGAACGTATTGTAAAGCTGGCGGGAAATCTTATTAATTATTCGGTGGAGCTGCAGCCGGGTGAAAAAATTTTAATCGAAGTGTTTGACGGAGGCGAAGATTTAGCGCAGGAACTGGTGGCGGCAGCGTACAAGGCCGGCGGCGTTCCCTTTGTCAGCGTGAAAAATATGGTGCTCCAGCGGGAGCTGCTGCGCCAGTGCGCTGCTTCGCAGGTAGAGCGTATTGCCGCCTGGGAAAAGGCGCGGATGGAAGAAATGGATGCTTACATAGGTTTGCGAGCGTACTATAACCATAGCGAGATGGCGGACTTGCCGCAGGAGCAGTCACAGCTTTATCAACGCCTATGGTGGCATCCGGTGCACTCGGAGGTGCGGGTTAACCGCACAAAATGGTGCGTTCTGCGTTATCCCAATGCGGCGATGGCGCAGATGTCCGGCATGAGCACGGCGGCTTTTCGGGATTTCTATTTTCAAGTTACGAACTTGGATTATTCCCGTCTGGCGGAGGCGGAAGAACCGCTGCTTAAACTTATGGAAAAAACGAAGGAAGTGCGCATCTTGGGGCAAGGAACCGATCTTACATTTTCTCTTGAAGGTGTTGCGGTGAGCAAATCTTGCGGTTTGCGTAACATTCCCGACGGTGAAGTCTTTACGGCGCCAGTGAAACAGTCGGTGAACGGAGTCATCTCCTACAATTGCCCGAGCGTATACCAAGGGGTAACCTTTGCAGATGTGCGCCTGGAATTTGCCCAGGGGCGGATTGTGAAGGCTACAGCCAATCATACGGAACAATTGAACCAGATATTGGATACCGATGAAGGCGCGCGCTATATTGGCGAGTTTGCATTAGGCGTGAATCCGCACATTACCAAGCCGATGGGCGATATTTTGTTTGATGAAAAAATTTCCGGCAGCTTCCATTTCACACCGGGAAATGCTTATGAAAATACGGACAACGGCAATCGTTCCGCTATTCATTGGGATTTGGTGTGCATGCAGACGCCGGCGTACGGCGGCGGGGAGATTTGGTTTGATGGTCGCTTGGTGCGCAAAGACGGACTGTTCGTTTTAGAAGAGCTGCAAGGACTGAATCCACAAGCTTGGCGCTGA
- a CDS encoding TolC family protein: MRKLLVGGVSALLCISLLGTAHAGAAPMQLSLEESVQMALAKHYDLSYAKEAREKSYWSLKEAKNNKGLAASFTHTDTVAQSVNSFQNKVALTLPLYSGGSLEGKIKQAEEALRVADLDVNAAQQQVKLNVVSNYLSVLEYQKIWQVSQDTTKNYEDHLKLVENKYAAGMVAKLDVLTSQVDLAKAQDSQVQAENNYRNAVAALNNELQLPHGTELELKDAFNSEGYPLSLEECLAYAKEHRPEIAQYKAKMNSAKEGIDVARSGYRPTVNLSASQGWNDEDFPGSKNSNWSVSLTTSLNLFDSGVTGAQVEQAKHNLNMVNEQKGKEEDAVLLEVRQYYLSMQEAAKRIETNKVAIQQAEESLSIQKMRYEVGVGTNLDLRDSVLSLDQAKRDSLQALYDYNINKAKLEHSMGRPVE, translated from the coding sequence ATGAGAAAATTGCTTGTCGGAGGCGTGTCCGCCCTGCTTTGCATCAGTCTGCTGGGGACGGCGCATGCGGGAGCGGCGCCGATGCAATTGTCCTTGGAGGAAAGCGTTCAGATGGCGCTAGCCAAGCATTATGATTTATCCTATGCCAAAGAAGCCCGAGAAAAAAGCTATTGGAGTTTGAAAGAGGCGAAAAATAATAAAGGCCTTGCTGCTTCTTTCACCCATACGGATACGGTGGCTCAAAGCGTAAATAGCTTTCAAAATAAAGTGGCGCTGACGCTTCCCCTTTATAGCGGCGGCAGTCTGGAAGGAAAAATCAAGCAGGCTGAAGAGGCGTTGCGCGTTGCCGATTTGGATGTGAACGCGGCGCAGCAGCAGGTCAAATTGAACGTGGTGAGCAATTATTTGTCCGTCTTGGAGTACCAGAAAATTTGGCAAGTAAGCCAGGATACAACCAAGAACTACGAAGACCATTTAAAGCTGGTCGAAAACAAATACGCTGCAGGTATGGTGGCCAAACTGGACGTGTTGACCAGTCAGGTCGACTTGGCGAAAGCGCAGGACAGCCAGGTGCAGGCGGAAAACAACTATCGCAATGCCGTGGCGGCGCTGAATAATGAACTGCAGCTGCCTCATGGAACCGAGTTGGAATTAAAGGACGCTTTTAATTCTGAAGGCTATCCATTGTCGCTGGAAGAGTGCTTGGCTTATGCCAAAGAGCATCGTCCGGAGATTGCCCAATATAAGGCTAAGATGAATAGCGCTAAAGAGGGCATTGATGTAGCGCGCAGCGGCTATCGCCCTACGGTCAATTTATCGGCGTCCCAGGGCTGGAATGATGAAGATTTTCCAGGCTCGAAAAACAGCAACTGGTCGGTTTCGCTAACAACCTCCTTGAACTTGTTTGACTCCGGCGTAACCGGGGCGCAGGTGGAACAGGCCAAACATAACTTGAACATGGTTAACGAGCAAAAAGGCAAAGAAGAAGATGCAGTCTTGCTGGAAGTTCGGCAGTATTATTTGAGCATGCAGGAAGCGGCCAAGCGTATCGAGACGAATAAAGTGGCGATTCAGCAGGCGGAAGAAAGCCTGAGCATTCAAAAAATGCGTTATGAAGTAGGCGTGGGCACAAACCTTGATTTGAGGGATTCGGTATTATCCTTAGATCAGGCCAAACGGGACAGCCTTCAGGCTTTGTATGACTACAATATCAATAAGGCGAAACTGGAGCATTCCATGGGGCGTCCTGTGGAATAA